GTACAAGctgtgccggggacgggggggggacacggacagaGGGCACTCACTGGGCTGCACACCATGTCACCAAGTCCGCATCACCCCACGTCGGGGGACAGGAGGGCGCGTGGGGTCGGATTACCCGCAGGCAAGAATTATCCCCACGGCTCTGGCAGCCGCAGGGATATCCCCCGCCATAGGGATATCCCCCGCCACAGGAGCGGAACCACaaggggggacgctttccccaggcCCCCTTTTCGCCAAGCCCCCTCCCAAGGGACAAGAGGGGACAGAGACGGGGACTCACTGCTCCGTATGGGCTCTGCCAGTGCCTCCTTGCCCCTGGACTGTGTCTCCCGCATCTGCCAGGGGAGAGGAATGTTTTCCAGCCTGtaaacccccccagccccagcacgtaCCAGAGCTCCCCCCTGCAAGCAGCCGTACCTTCATCTGATCTTTCAGGTACTCGGCTCGGGCCATCAGGGTCTGGATCTGGCGGAGAGAAAGGAAAGTCCCTTCAAAGCCACGCCGAGCGGGGACACGCCACCatcccccgccccggccggcaCCCACCTCGGTGTGGAGCAGCTCCCGTCGCCTCCCCGCTGGCTCCGCTGTGGAGGGAAGAGGGATGAGCCATCAGCCCCCCCGGGGATGCAggatgtgtcccctgccccgcAGTGCCCGCCACGGCCACCACTCACcagccaggaggagcagcagctcccccagGCTCTGCTGGTACAGCTCCAGGGTGTCACCATCatctttgccttcctcctcctgcaaggAGACACCAGGGGCCAGGCTGCGGTCACAGGGAGGGGGGGCAACACACCCAGTTCCCTCCACACCCAGTTTGCTCCTACCCTTTGCACCTGGGGAGAGGGGACCCCAAATATCCAACGACTCACCTTGGCCATGGCGGCAGAAGCCATTTCCAGCGCGGCAATGAGCCGAGGCTTGTCCTTGGCCATCTCTGCAAGAGGGGACGCTGAATCAGGGAGCACCCTGGCGGGGCACCCAAAACCCCCACCCGGTGCCCCCTTTCCGCTCCCCTAAAACCACAGGGGGGGGGATGTCCCCAAAAACCTTTAAGGATCTCTCTGGCTGAGTTCCCTTGCTGCAGGAAGTTCTTGCTGCTGGAGGTGACCACCGCCTTCAGCTCCTCCGCTCGGGAGATGTACTGCCTCACCTGGCCACAGCAAGGGGGGGTGTGAGGGGACCCCCACCATGGGGGACAGAGGATGGGGGGGATGCTGTCACCCACCTTCCCAGGGATTTTTGGCTCACCTTGACCCGGATGGCTTCTTTCCGGCGAGCATCGCTTTCATCTAAGGGGAAGAAGAGCGACCAAACACTGGGGTGGGTGGGCTGCAAACTGGTCTCCCCTGGGGTGTCGCCCCGCCAAAATCCACCCAGGACCCATGCAACCCCCCCCCCACGGGGTGGACTCACAGTGCAGAGCTGGCACAAAATATTCCAGGGCTTTGCAGTAgagggagagggcggcgggggcaTCCCCCTCCTGGTCCTTCTTCACCGCCTCCACCACCAGGTCGGTCTGGGGAAGCGAAGGGGGGGCTCAGGGCTTGGTCCCCCCATATCCCTGGAGAgcagcaccccagcaccctgctcacCGCCTTGCAGAGGCTCTCGGGGCCGGGGACATGCTCCATATCCACAAAAGGGTGAGCAAAGAAGTGCTCGAAGGAGATGCGCTTCAGTGGGTCCCTCTCCAAGAGTTGTCCTAAGAGATCCCGGCattctggggagagggggggccggctgggaagctggggagggaaggggggcgCTGAGACCACCGGCCCCCGCTGGCGAGATTTACCCcggctccatcccatcccatcccatcccatcttaCCTCGACAGCCCGGTCGCTGCGGATCTTCTCCTCCAGCTCGGCGAAGGAGCGGGAGGCAAAGGGTGGCCTCCCAAAAAGCGCTTctaaagggggaggggggaggagaaaaggagcGGTGGGGGGCGATGGAGAAGGGGAAACCGCCCCGAGCCAAGCCCcgaggtggagggaggggggataAAAGCCAAAGCCCACCGTAAAGGATGACGCCCACCGACCACAGGTCCACCCGGGCGTCGTACTGCTGGCGGCACACCATCTCAGGGGCCATGTAGAGCGGAGAGCCCCGCAGGACGTGCTTCTCGTCCCAGGGTGACATGTGCTGCGCAAAGCCAAAATCTGCAGGGGAAGGGGTGAGGGGAGAACTCACTGcggtgggagggagaaggaatgGCCACCTCCGGCCCCTCCCTGGGGACCTGCCCTCACCTGCCAGCTTCAGCTGGGGGTTCTCCGGGGCACTCAGGAGGATGTTCTGTGGCTTGAGGTCCAAGTGGGAGATGTTGTGGTCGTGGAGGAACTTCAGGGCGCAGGCTGAGCATGTGGCAACCTGAGTGCCAAGAGTCCTGGCCCCCAAAAACCCCCAGGGAGGGTGTCCAACGGAGCTGGGCAAGGTCCCCTTACCAAGCTGCTGCAGGAAGATGCGTGCCACCTTCTCGGGAAGGATCCTGCGCATCCGGATGAAGCGGGAGAGGTCCCCCCCAGCGCAGAACTCCATTATCAGGTAGATGTGATCGCTGTCCCACTGCAAGAGGACCCTGTCACACCACCACGGCCAGTCCCACCGCATATCCCACCCACACAGGGTCCGCCTGGACTGGTTTGCCTGGTTGCTGGCACCTAGCCCCATGGATACACCCTTGGGGAGCCAGGATGGACCCCAGGACCTGAGCCAGATGAGCGCTGGCTCGGTGTCCCCTCTGagaagcccccagccccacctggaAGTCCTTGAGCTCCACGATGTGCGGGTGGCGGATGGTCTTCAGGATCTCGATCTCGGTCAGCAGGTTCTCCACCGATGCCCGGTTGAGGCTCCTCTTGCTCACGCACTTGATGGCCACCACCTCGCGTGTGTCCCTCTGCCAAAGGGGAGGCAGCACTGGAGACTCCCCCACACCCGAACAGCCACCCCGGgggcccttccccagcctgccggAGGGGTCCCGGGTGGGGAGAGGGCGAAGAagcccctggggagggggtgatgggAGGACAAAAcccaggctgggggcagcaggtGCCATACAGGGGTTATAGGGATGGCTACAGCCCCCCTGGGggtccttccccagcctgccacggggtcccggggggggaaagggggaaggagccCCTGGGAAGGGGGTGACAGGTTGGGGGCAGCAGGTCCCATATAGGGGCTATAGGGATGGTGGGCTCTGAtaaggtcggggggggggggcagatttaTGCGGGCTGGAGGGCGCCAGGCaggtttggcgggggggggggctagAGGGGGACATGCCGCAGCGGGCCCGGCCGTACCTTCCTGTAGGCCTTGTAGACGGTGGCGTAGGTGCCGGCGCCCAGGCGCTCGGTGAGGATGAAGCCGTCCAGGCGCGGCGGGGCCCAGCCGGCCCCGGCCATGCCCGTCCCGTCCCCGCTTCCGCCTTCCCGGCGCGCCACGGCCCCCGTGGCCACGCCCCAACGCCGTCCTTGGCCACGCCTCCAGCCCCCGTGGCCACGCCCAAACGCCGTATTTGGCCACGCCCCCCGACCCCCGTGGCGACACGCCCCGCAGGCAAGAGGGGGATTGTCTTTTGAGCACATATAcgttttattattaatttttttttttttttttacatgaaaagatctgacgccggggggggggggggggcggaaatacAGTAGGAAGGGGGTATAAAAACGTGTTTCCCCCCCCAGCGCAGGGAAGGACAGGGCACAAAATGCAACACCCCCTCCTCCCAGGCTAGAGGGGACAGAAAGGGATGGGGAAAAGTCCAGTCTGCCATTAAACCCCCTCCAGCATGGATCCCAAACACGCCTGGAGTtgaggggggggacagggactgTCCCCATCATGCCTCAGCACAACCCTCCAAGTCCCATCTCGGGGGACAGCATCCGAAGCTAAACACACACCAAACCAGTCCTTCCccagccaaaaataaaataaaaataacaataataggcaggaggaggaaggcagggagtTGTCatccctgcaggaaaaaaaaaaaaactcattcGTGCTCTCAGTTAGCCAGAGGACATTCGCGTGGTGGTTGAGCCAGTcgtcactgctgctgctccccaacAGCAAAAtcccttttccaaaaaaattccAACCAAaatcccttctccccctgccccggtTTAAGGCCACGCTGAAGACTCAGCCTCCAGCGATCCCTTCTCCCTTGCtctgtgcccagggctgtgggtgctggcaaAGGGCACAGCCGCCCCCACGGCCATCGTCCACAAGATCCTCATGGAAGGAGGGGGAAATCTgtcagggaaggggaggggaacaAGGAAAAAGATGTTTCCCCTCCTCTCTAAACCCCCCTGCTCCCAGGTTTTCCTTTGTGCCACGCTGCCCTGAAGCCAAGGCAGTTAAGAGGTCAAAATGCAGCATTCGTAATAGGCCAAAAGCACAGTTTCTGCTCTTAAAATTAACAACATAAAACTACACACAAGttacaaaccccccccccccgccaaaccaGCAGATAATCAAATTCTTCATAGCAAAGGTTGAcaggaggtggggggtgggagagagagagTGTAAAATTGGAAACCTGCTTCCCCTTGCCTTCCTGCTACGGCCAGggtgagggaaggaagagagacaaaCACTCGGTACGTCCTGGATAGAGAAATATATTTGCTTCAGAGAATGTCTCCCCTATCTCCCCACACCCTAAAATAAGACAGGGAGAACAAATTGTTATAAACGTCATAAAGGCCAgatgaagctaaaaaaaaaaaagccagacctCATCTGGAGTCGGCATCACAGAGCTAACATGGTACCCCCGAAAAAGTGCAtctttagaggggaaaaaaaaaaacaaaacaacaacaacaaaaaaaaaccaaacgaaggTTGGGGTGCTGACGACAGAGGAAGCCAAAGGGGGGCAGGCGAGGAAGGGCTAGTTTCCTCGGAAAGCACTCTGTGCTGCAGAGgaggctgccccagcagctgcggtCTGGAAGTTCCTGTTGGTGAGGATGCCTTGGGAAAACTCTTCCTGTGCCCTTTGGAAACTGGCTCCTGTGCGTCGATACAGGGAATGCACCTGGGAAACaggaagagagggggaaaaaaaaaataaaataataaatatcagcATAAAGTCATGGGCTTGCTGCACACACCTCATTTGCCAGCTTGCTTTTCCCTCGGTCCCGTtgctaaccagctctcttggcgGCTAGAGAGGATGGGCTGGAACCACTGGCTCCATCTCATCCAGATTTCGGGAGACCCTCATTTCTTGTAAAATGCGAAGCTCTCAGCAAATTGGCGGGTATCAAagccaaaactcccgtccccacACTGTGATGGTATGGACACTTAGCCCGTGCATCTACAGACACTTGCAGGGCAGGCCCTGGAGGTGCCTGCAGCTACAAGCATCAGGTATTTCCTTCAAGATACGGTTCAGGAAAAATGGAGGAGGAAGCAACAGAAAGAGGACCAGTTCAGTCTGTCCTCGCCTTCCTCAAAGCTCCATCTCTGTTGTTAATTGCAGAAACGCAATCCTCACGCGGTCCATCAGAAGGACTTGTGTTTGAGAGCCAGTGGGAAGGCACTCATTTGGATCCCATCAGGCTTTGAAGAGTCCCACAACGTTGCGGCAGCATTGACCGTGAAGCCCCGGACACCCCAAGAAAACGACCACCTTCTCTGCTCAGCCACCTCTGGGTAGACTCAAGCTAAAGGGAGGTGCAAGAAATCGGACGTCCAGGTGTGATGAGGGTGACACTTAGGACCCCACTGGCCACCTTCTCTGGACAGCAGACAATGCAGGAAGCCTTTCTACACCCTTCTTTGTCCCAATGGGCATTTGAGGCCCTCTATGTGCACAGCTAATGGCATGTCTTACTGGAGGATCTGTGCCTCTTGCTCCCTCCCCAGAGGCAGGTTCCCACCTGCAAGTCCCCTTAGCGTTCAAGCGACTTGGCATCAACGCAGGAAGCACAAgcaaaaaatactttcattaaaaCTCTTGACCCGACAGTGCCCTGATTACGCCTTCAAAAGCGAGCTAATCCCCACAAGCAGATGAGAGGAGGTGGCTACCCCAGGGTACCCTGGGAGCAGCCTGACCCACAGATCTGCAATTCAAGCGGGATCTCGCCTTGCCCCCGAGCCACTCACCTGCttcaggaggaagagggagagaaccGCGCACAGGGTGAAGAATCCTGCCACCACCATCATGATGACAGCCACAGCCAGGTTCCCGTGCAGCTCCGACAGCGCTGCGATCCACCCGCTGCAagagaggggagagcaggggtggggggggatgaggCACCGACAGCTGCACAGGAGCCTTTGGGGGAAgatcggggttggaagggacctctggagatcatctagtccaacccccccaccttccctcccagagcaggttgcacaggaacgcgtccaggcaggtttggaatgtctccagagcaggagactccaccgcctctctgggcagcctgtgccagggctctgccaccctcaaaggaaagaagtttttcctcatgttcagatggaatttcctgtgttccagtttgtgcccgttgccccttgtcctgctgccagGCACCTCTGGAAGGAGTCTCACCCCATCCTCTTGctacctgccctttagatatcgatgagatcccctctccgTGCAAACCCAAACATAATAGCTGTGGAAACAGGGACCCAGAGCTCACTTCGGCGCTTGTTTTGGGGCCAGAGTTTCCATTATCATTTTTAGAAGCAACCCACCTCTACACAGGAGAATCGTGCTCCCCCCACCCACGTTACAGCCCTGGCCTCTGGACCACCCCCCGCCTTGGGCAGCGACTGATACCCTTGGTGTCGTCATAAATCAAGTCATAAATCAAAGCTCAGCCAAGTAGTGTAAAGACAGGCTGGTACATCCACACGGGAAGAGATCAGCTGGCAGATCGGGAGCCTTGACCTACACGTCACCGTGACAGCTCTGCCTGGCCAGGGAGGTAAGGgttgggagggggaagaagaggaagaaagggatgaAGTTAGAGGAAACTGGCAGGGAGTTATCAGTGCTCAGCTGTGGGCAAAAATACCGAGATGCCTCACTCGGAACACCCTCCTGGGAGCTAGAGAAAGGAATCTGTCCGAGGGCTAAACCAAGTCAGGCGCGTGCCACCAGGAGAGAGGGAATCAAGTGAGCCAAAATGCCCCATTTGACGTGTCGCAAAGCTTCTTGCTCATTACAAGGAAGCGGAAAGGCACACCATGCGCTACAGCCAAAAATAAACGTGCTGGCTGGCTGGTGGAAACGCAGCAGAAAGCTCAAGGCACACTCCCTCCAAAGTCAGACTAAAAACGgagtgtcccctccctgtcccccgtGACTAAGGCGCACCAGGTCGCAGGGGAGAGAGCACAAGGACAGCTTTGCCCATGAGCCGTTCTGCACGCAGCAGGCAAAAATAGACAGCAGTTGCATGGCCCTCATCACCTGAAGGCTCCCCCCCAGGAGAAAACCGCTAGCTGTTAACCTTTTCACGGTAACTCACAGATCTGATCTGCAGCCAACGCAGCGAGGCGAAGAGAAAGCCGGGGCTTTCACTGCAGGGGGGCAGCTGCTGACCAGAGGCCTGTTGGAGCCGCTCCAGCAGCCCAGACTCGCCCTTCTGCACAACGCCATCAGGAAAGGGTGAGGACAGAACCCTCTCTGCCTATTTTTTGAAGCACAGCCCACCAGGAACACACCCAAGAGaaactcatagaatggtttaggttagaagggaccttaaagctcatccagtgccacccccctgagctgggcagggacacctcccaccagaccaggttgctccaagccccgtccaacctggccttgaacccctccagggatggggcagacacagcttctctgggcaacctgggccaggggctcaccgccctcagagtgaaaa
The sequence above is drawn from the Rissa tridactyla isolate bRisTri1 chromosome 9, bRisTri1.patW.cur.20221130, whole genome shotgun sequence genome and encodes:
- the ULK3 gene encoding serine/threonine-protein kinase ULK3 isoform X12, which codes for MAGAGWAPPRLDGFILTERLGAGTYATVYKAYRKRDTREVVAIKCVSKRSLNRASVENLLTEIEILKTIRHPHIVELKDFQWDSDHIYLIMEFCAGGDLSRFIRMRRILPEKVARIFLQQLGKGTLPSSVGHPPWGFLGARTLGTQVATCSACALKFLHDHNISHLDLKPQNILLSAPENPQLKLADFGFAQHMSPWDEKHVLRGSPLYMAPEMVCRQQYDARVDLWSVGVILYGGLWLLSPLPPPRGLARGGFPFSIAPHRSFSPPPSPFRSAFWEATLCLPLLRRAGGEDPQRPGCRECRDLLGQLLERDPLKRISFEHFFAHPFVDMEHVPGPESLCKATDLVVEAVKKDQEGDAPAALSLYCKALEYFVPALHYESDARRKEAIRVKVRQYISRAEELKAVVTSSSKNFLQQGNSAREILKEMAKDKPRLIAALEMASAAMAKEEEGKDDGDTLELYQQSLGELLLLLAAEPAGRRRELLHTEIQTLMARAEYLKDQMKMRETQSRGKEALAEPIRSTCTLQ
- the ULK3 gene encoding serine/threonine-protein kinase ULK3 isoform X13 — its product is MAGAGWAPPRLDGFILTERLGAGTYATVYKAYRKRDTREVVAIKCVSKRSLNRASVENLLTEIEILKTIRHPHIVELKDFQWDSDHIYLIMEFCAGGDLSRFIRMRRILPEKVARIFLQQLACALKFLHDHNISHLDLKPQNILLSAPENPQLKLADFGFAQHMSPWDEKHVLRGSPLYMAPEMVCRQQYDARVDLWSVGVILYEALFGRPPFASRSFAELEEKIRSDRAVELPSRPPLSPECRDLLGQLLERDPLKRISFEHFFAHPFVDMEHVPGPESLCKATDLVVEAVKKDQEGDAPAALSLYCKALEYFVPALHYESDARRKEAIRVKVRQYISRAEELKAVVTSSSKNFLQQGNSAREILKEMAKDKPRLIAALEMASAAMAKEEEGKDDGDTLELYQQSLGELLLLLAAEPAGRRRELLHTEIQTLMARAEYLKDQMKMRETQSRGKEALAEPIRSSESPSLSPLVPWEGAWRKGGLGKASPLVVPLLWRGISLWRGISLRLPEPWG
- the ULK3 gene encoding serine/threonine-protein kinase ULK3 isoform X8 → MAGAGWAPPRLDGFILTERLGAGTYATVYKAYRKRDTREVVAIKCVSKRSLNRASVENLLTEIEILKTIRHPHIVELKDFQWDSDHIYLIMEFCAGGDLSRFIRMRRILPEKVARIFLQQLACALKFLHDHNISHLDLKPQNILLSAPENPQLKLADFGFAQHMSPWDEKHVLRGSPLYMAPEMVCRQQYDARVDLWSVGVILYEALFGRPPFASRSFAELEEKIRSDRAVELPSRPPLSPECRDLLGQLLERDPLKRISFEHFFAHPFVDMEHVPGPESLCKATDLVVEAVKKDQEGDAPAALSLYCKALEYFVPALHYESDARRKEAIRVKVRQYISRAEELKAVVTSSSKNFLQQGNSAREILKEMAKDKPRLIAALEMASAAMAKEEEGKDDGDTLELYQQSLGELLLLLAAEPAGRRRELLHTEVGAGRGGGWWRVPARRGFEGTFLSLRQIQTLMARAEYLKDQMKMRETQSRGKEALAEPIRSSESPSLSPLVPWEGAWRKGGLGKASPLVVPLLWRGISLWRGISLRLPEPWG
- the ULK3 gene encoding serine/threonine-protein kinase ULK3 isoform X7, translating into MAGAGWAPPRLDGFILTERLGAGTYATVYKAYRKRDTREVVAIKCVSKRSLNRASVENLLTEIEILKTIRHPHIVELKDFQWDSDHIYLIMEFCAGGDLSRFIRMRRILPEKVARIFLQQLGKGTLPSSVGHPPWGFLGARTLGTQVATCSACALKFLHDHNISHLDLKPQNILLSAPENPQLKLADFGFAQHMSPWDEKHVLRGSPLYMAPEMVCRQQYDARVDLWSVGVILYEALFGRPPFASRSFAELEEKIRSDRAVELPSRPPLSPECRDLLGQLLERDPLKRISFEHFFAHPFVDMEHVPGPESLCKATDLVVEAVKKDQEGDAPAALSLYCKALEYFVPALHYESDARRKEAIRVKVRQYISRAEELKAVVTSSSKNFLQQGNSAREILKEMAKDKPRLIAALEMASAAMAKEEEGKDDGDTLELYQQSLGELLLLLAAEPAGRRRELLHTEIQTLMARAEYLKDQMKMRETQSRGKEALAEPIRSSESPSLSPLVPWEGAWRKGGLGKASPLVVPLLWRGISLWRGISLRLPEPWG
- the ULK3 gene encoding serine/threonine-protein kinase ULK3 isoform X6, whose protein sequence is MAGAGWAPPRLDGFILTERLGAGTYATVYKAYRKRDTREVVAIKCVSKRSLNRASVENLLTEIEILKTIRHPHIVELKDFQWDSDHIYLIMEFCAGGDLSRFIRMRRILPEKVARIFLQQLGKGTLPSSVGHPPWGFLGARTLGTQVATCSACALKFLHDHNISHLDLKPQNILLSAPENPQLKLADFGFAQHMSPWDEKHVLRGSPLYMAPEMVCRQQYDARVDLWSVGVILYGGLWLLSPLPPPRGLARGGFPFSIAPHRSFSPPPSPFRSAFWEATLCLPLLRRAGGEDPQRPGCRECRDLLGQLLERDPLKRISFEHFFAHPFVDMEHVPGPESLCKATDLVVEAVKKDQEGDAPAALSLYCKALEYFVPALHYESDARRKEAIRVKVRQYISRAEELKAVVTSSSKNFLQQGNSAREILKEMAKDKPRLIAALEMASAAMAKEEEGKDDGDTLELYQQSLGELLLLLAAEPAGRRRELLHTEIQTLMARAEYLKDQMKMRETQSRGKEALAEPIRSSESPSLSPLVPWEGAWRKGGLGKASPLVVPLLWRGISLWRGISLRLPEPWG
- the ULK3 gene encoding serine/threonine-protein kinase ULK3 isoform X10; this encodes MAGAGWAPPRLDGFILTERLGAGTYATVYKAYRKRDTREVVAIKCVSKRSLNRASVENLLTEIEILKTIRHPHIVELKDFQWDSDHIYLIMEFCAGGDLSRFIRMRRILPEKVARIFLQQLGKGTLPSSVGHPPWGFLGARTLGTQVATCSACALKFLHDHNISHLDLKPQNILLSAPENPQLKLADFGFAQHMSPWDEKHVLRGSPLYMAPEMVCRQQYDARVDLWSVGVILYGGLWLLSPLPPPRGLARGGFPFSIAPHRSFSPPPSPFRSAFWEATLCLPLLRRAGGEDPQRPGCRECRDLLGQLLERDPLKRISFEHFFAHPFVDMEHVPGPESLCKATDLVVEAVKKDQEGDAPAALSLYCKALEYFVPALHYESDARRKEAIRVKVRQYISRAEELKAVVTSSSKNFLQQGNSAREILKEMAKDKPRLIAALEMASAAMAKEEEGKDDGDTLELYQQSLGELLLLLAAEPAGRRRELLHTEIQTLMARAEYLKDQMKMRETQSRGKEALAEPIRSMCACKTSGRTTAK
- the ULK3 gene encoding serine/threonine-protein kinase ULK3 isoform X9 — encoded protein: MAGAGWAPPRLDGFILTERLGAGTYATVYKAYRKRDTREVVAIKCVSKRSLNRASVENLLTEIEILKTIRHPHIVELKDFQWDSDHIYLIMEFCAGGDLSRFIRMRRILPEKVARIFLQQLGKGTLPSSVGHPPWGFLGARTLGTQVATCSACALKFLHDHNISHLDLKPQNILLSAPENPQLKLADFGFAQHMSPWDEKHVLRGSPLYMAPEMVCRQQYDARVDLWSVGVILYGGLWLLSPLPPPRGLARGGFPFSIAPHRSFSPPPSPFRSAFWEATLCLPLLRRAGGEDPQRPGCRECRDLLGQLLERDPLKRISFEHFFAHPFVDMEHVPGPESLCKATDLVVEAVKKDQEGDAPAALSLYCKALEYFVPALHYESDARRKEAIRVKVRQYISRAEELKAVVTSSSKNFLQQGNSAREILKEMAKDKPRLIAALEMASAAMAKEEEGKDDGDTLELYQQSLGELLLLLAAEPAGRRRELLHTEIQTLMARAEYLKDQMKMRETQSRGKEALAEPIRSMCACKTSGRTTAKVM
- the ULK3 gene encoding serine/threonine-protein kinase ULK3 isoform X3: MAGAGWAPPRLDGFILTERLGAGTYATVYKAYRKRDTREVVAIKCVSKRSLNRASVENLLTEIEILKTIRHPHIVELKDFQWDSDHIYLIMEFCAGGDLSRFIRMRRILPEKVARIFLQQLACALKFLHDHNISHLDLKPQNILLSAPENPQLKLADFGFAQHMSPWDEKHVLRGSPLYMAPEMVCRQQYDARVDLWSVGVILYGGLWLLSPLPPPRGLARGGFPFSIAPHRSFSPPPSPFRSAFWEATLCLPLLRRAGGEDPQRPGCRECRDLLGQLLERDPLKRISFEHFFAHPFVDMEHVPGPESLCKATDLVVEAVKKDQEGDAPAALSLYCKALEYFVPALHYESDARRKEAIRVKVRQYISRAEELKAVVTSSSKNFLQQGNSAREILKEMAKDKPRLIAALEMASAAMAKEEEGKDDGDTLELYQQSLGELLLLLAAEPAGRRRELLHTEIQTLMARAEYLKDQMKCVHVKHRAEQQQSDLKAKPVLEGLAWSVPALCYPFPGGGLDELGLILISFPTPSPAFSWRTQRPCKSQWQLIRSVGIWGSKHPACASSFQEARRQEPTTCQDAGKPPELLRFGVIHLDLSRFYSPQRRVLAGSSPADIPTEPVRPWRGAGKGLEGFLLK
- the ULK3 gene encoding serine/threonine-protein kinase ULK3 isoform X4 — translated: MAGAGWAPPRLDGFILTERLGAGTYATVYKAYRKRDTREVVAIKCVSKRSLNRASVENLLTEIEILKTIRHPHIVELKDFQWDSDHIYLIMEFCAGGDLSRFIRMRRILPEKVARIFLQQLACALKFLHDHNISHLDLKPQNILLSAPENPQLKLADFGFAQHMSPWDEKHVLRGSPLYMAPEMVCRQQYDARVDLWSVGVILYEALFGRPPFASRSFAELEEKIRSDRAVELPSRPPLSPECRDLLGQLLERDPLKRISFEHFFAHPFVDMEHVPGPESLCKATDLVVEAVKKDQEGDAPAALSLYCKALEYFVPALHYESDARRKEAIRVKVRQYISRAEELKAVVTSSSKNFLQQGNSAREILKEMAKDKPRLIAALEMASAAMAKEEEGKDDGDTLELYQQSLGELLLLLAAEPAGRRRELLHTEIQTLMARAEYLKDQMKCVHVKHRAEQQQSDLKAKPVLEGLAWSVPALCYPFPGGGLDELGLILISFPTPSPAFSWRTQRPCKSQWQLIRSVGIWGSKHPACASSFQEARRQEPTTCQDAGKPPELLRFGVIHLDLSRFYSPQRRVLAGSSPADIPTEPVRPWRGAGKGLEGFLLK
- the ULK3 gene encoding serine/threonine-protein kinase ULK3 isoform X5; its protein translation is MAGAGWAPPRLDGFILTERLGAGTYATVYKAYRKRDTREVVAIKCVSKRSLNRASVENLLTEIEILKTIRHPHIVELKDFQWDSDHIYLIMEFCAGGDLSRFIRMRRILPEKVARIFLQQLGKGTLPSSVGHPPWGFLGARTLGTQVATCSACALKFLHDHNISHLDLKPQNILLSAPENPQLKLADFGFAQHMSPWDEKHVLRGSPLYMAPEMVCRQQYDARVDLWSVGVILYEALFGRPPFASRSFAELEEKIRSDRAVETDLVVEAVKKDQEGDAPAALSLYCKALEYFVPALHYESDARRKEAIRVKVRQYISRAEELKAVVTSSSKNFLQQGNSAREILKEMAKDKPRLIAALEMASAAMAKEEEGKDDGDTLELYQQSLGELLLLLAAEPAGRRRELLHTEIQTLMARAEYLKDQMKCVHVKHRAEQQQSDLKAKPVLEGLAWSVPALCYPFPGGGLDELGLILISFPTPSPAFSWRTQRPCKSQWQLIRSVGIWGSKHPACASSFQEARRQEPTTCQDAGKPPELLRFGVIHLDLSRFYSPQRRVLAGSSPADIPTEPVRPWRGAGKGLEGFLLK
- the ULK3 gene encoding serine/threonine-protein kinase ULK3 isoform X2 encodes the protein MAGAGWAPPRLDGFILTERLGAGTYATVYKAYRKRDTREVVAIKCVSKRSLNRASVENLLTEIEILKTIRHPHIVELKDFQWDSDHIYLIMEFCAGGDLSRFIRMRRILPEKVARIFLQQLGKGTLPSSVGHPPWGFLGARTLGTQVATCSACALKFLHDHNISHLDLKPQNILLSAPENPQLKLADFGFAQHMSPWDEKHVLRGSPLYMAPEMVCRQQYDARVDLWSVGVILYEALFGRPPFASRSFAELEEKIRSDRAVELPSRPPLSPECRDLLGQLLERDPLKRISFEHFFAHPFVDMEHVPGPESLCKATDLVVEAVKKDQEGDAPAALSLYCKALEYFVPALHYESDARRKEAIRVKVRQYISRAEELKAVVTSSSKNFLQQGNSAREILKEMAKDKPRLIAALEMASAAMAKEEEGKDDGDTLELYQQSLGELLLLLAAEPAGRRRELLHTEIQTLMARAEYLKDQMKCVHVKHRAEQQQSDLKAKPVLEGLAWSVPALCYPFPGGGLDELGLILISFPTPSPAFSWRTQRPCKSQWQLIRSVGIWGSKHPACASSFQEARRQEPTTCQDAGKPPELLRFGVIHLDLSRFYSPQRRVLAGSSPADIPTEPVRPWRGAGKGLEGFLLK